A single Chlamydia suis DNA region contains:
- the rplI gene encoding 50S ribosomal protein L9, translated as MKPQLLLLEDVDGLGRSGDLVSAKPGYVRNYLLPKKKAVVASAGTLRLQAKLQEQRLLQAAADKEESLRLAEMLRSLVLDFQVRVDSENNMYGSVTVNDIIGAAEQKGVVLTRKNFPRAHSGVKTLGKHVVGLKLKEGVTADLHIEVRADHEIVEQKEHQITEEQEG; from the coding sequence ATGAAACCACAATTACTTTTGTTAGAGGATGTCGATGGCTTGGGACGTTCCGGCGATCTTGTTTCTGCCAAACCTGGATACGTTAGGAATTACCTGCTTCCTAAAAAGAAAGCTGTAGTTGCTAGCGCGGGAACTCTCCGTTTGCAGGCTAAGTTGCAGGAACAACGTTTGTTGCAGGCTGCAGCCGATAAGGAAGAGTCTCTTCGTTTGGCAGAGATGCTAAGAAGCCTTGTTTTAGATTTTCAGGTTCGTGTAGATTCTGAGAACAATATGTACGGTTCAGTGACCGTGAATGATATCATTGGTGCTGCTGAGCAAAAAGGTGTTGTTCTTACACGTAAAAATTTCCCTCGTGCCCACAGTGGCGTTAAAACTTTAGGGAAACATGTAGTCGGCCTGAAATTAAAGGAAGGCGTGACTGCAGATCTTCATATTGAAGTTCGTGCCGATCACGAAATCGTTGAACAAAAAGAACACCAAATTACAGAAGAACAAGAAGGCTAG
- the ispE gene encoding 4-(cytidine 5'-diphospho)-2-C-methyl-D-erythritol kinase, whose product MHFFSPAKLNIFLQLLGKRDDGFHEIVTRYQAVAFGDQLSLSVSSCDSLHVVNIPQLETPNNSVWKSTELFRQYTGITDPVTWRIVKHIPVGSGLAGGSSNAATALFALNKLFQTGLSEEEMRSLAKYVGMDTPFFFSSGSALGFGRGEEIVSLEDNVLDKYVLYLSEAGMLTSRAFAAVKPTDYSLSRNINYDRNDLENPVFRLRLDLKAKKRWLEDLWEGIPAYVGLTGSGAALFVRYAEALEKDSAYAARIQKIIALSGGVSTTPIRRNAPDWYTVYSKNVVAATADIL is encoded by the coding sequence ATGCATTTTTTTTCTCCCGCCAAGCTTAATATCTTTTTGCAGTTGCTTGGCAAACGAGATGATGGTTTTCATGAGATAGTCACTCGCTATCAAGCCGTAGCCTTTGGGGATCAACTCTCTCTATCGGTAAGCTCTTGTGATTCTCTGCATGTTGTCAATATTCCTCAGCTTGAAACTCCTAATAATTCTGTTTGGAAAAGCACGGAGCTTTTCCGTCAATACACAGGGATTACCGATCCTGTAACTTGGCGTATAGTCAAGCATATTCCCGTTGGATCGGGGCTTGCAGGAGGAAGTAGTAATGCTGCAACGGCATTATTTGCTTTGAATAAGCTGTTTCAAACGGGTTTATCCGAAGAAGAGATGCGCTCTTTAGCGAAATATGTAGGTATGGATACGCCTTTTTTCTTTTCTTCAGGATCTGCGCTAGGATTTGGGCGGGGCGAGGAGATTGTGTCTTTGGAAGACAATGTTCTAGATAAATATGTTTTATATTTATCTGAAGCAGGAATGTTAACCAGCAGGGCTTTTGCGGCTGTAAAACCTACGGATTATTCTCTTAGCAGGAATATAAATTATGATCGAAATGACTTAGAGAACCCCGTTTTCCGTTTGCGTTTGGACTTGAAAGCCAAAAAACGCTGGCTGGAAGATCTTTGGGAAGGAATTCCCGCTTACGTGGGGCTCACTGGATCTGGAGCAGCTCTATTTGTTCGTTACGCAGAAGCCTTGGAAAAGGATTCTGCTTATGCCGCTAGAATACAAAAAATTATTGCTCTGAGCGGAGGAGTATCCACCACTCCTATACGAAGAAACGCCCCAGATTGGTATACGGTCTACTCTAAAAACGTGGTTGCTGCTACAGCGGATATTTTGTAG
- the rbp7 gene encoding reticulate body protein Rbp-7: MQHTIMLSLENDNEELASIMNRVVTASSSILSASKCSESDKQFNISKAAEAPYKISAVAATTFLE, translated from the coding sequence ATGCAACACACAATTATGCTGTCTTTAGAGAACGACAATGAAGAGCTCGCATCTATCATGAATCGGGTCGTTACCGCCTCATCAAGCATTCTTTCTGCTTCTAAATGTTCTGAATCCGATAAACAATTTAATATTTCTAAAGCAGCAGAAGCTCCCTACAAAATATCCGCTGTAGCAGCAACCACGTTTTTAGAGTAG
- a CDS encoding putative Na+/H+ antiporter: MILPYYSSGLRIGSAFLFFSAVIHTFLTPWLTRLYEECQHKKMIFPERWRQYLWLSELLRIVSRVELVFVLWAIPLFFLFLYVEGYRITMAYFDSRNYVFSLFISVMLILLESRPIEYFSQKVFSVIAKIGKQSPICWWWTIMITAPLSAFFLKESGAMIIAATLLSKHFYKFSPSPRFCYATMGLLFSNISISGLTTSFSSRALLTILPEIKWTNRFIVSHFCWKVILAIFVSTTIFFLFFRKEFKKFPKTIPNTAMMSERVPFWIIFIHVILVGCVILSRAIPLFLGFLLVFYLGFQRFTIFYQHPIKIAKVCFVGLFYVGVVIFGELQEWWMLDLMHGMSDFAYMMTSYMFSIFLDNALVNHIVHNLPMANDCYLYLVLVGSMSAGGLTLVSNMPNIVGYLILRPTFPHSDISLIRLFLSAWIPSIVSLSIFWLLRDVPSFTFCLFR, translated from the coding sequence ATGATTTTGCCCTACTACTCCTCTGGATTACGCATTGGATCCGCCTTTTTATTTTTTTCTGCTGTGATCCATACCTTTCTTACTCCATGGTTAACACGGTTATATGAGGAATGTCAGCATAAAAAAATGATATTCCCAGAACGCTGGCGTCAATATCTATGGTTAAGTGAGCTTCTTCGTATTGTAAGTCGCGTCGAGTTAGTGTTTGTCCTTTGGGCCATTCCTTTATTTTTTCTCTTTTTGTACGTAGAGGGCTATCGCATAACTATGGCCTATTTTGATAGTCGTAATTATGTGTTTTCCCTTTTTATCAGCGTCATGTTGATTCTTCTTGAATCACGCCCTATTGAATATTTCTCCCAGAAAGTCTTTTCTGTAATCGCTAAAATCGGGAAACAATCTCCGATTTGTTGGTGGTGGACTATTATGATTACGGCACCCCTGTCGGCTTTCTTCCTTAAAGAATCTGGTGCCATGATTATTGCCGCGACACTCCTATCCAAACACTTTTATAAATTCTCCCCATCACCCAGATTTTGCTATGCAACTATGGGACTGCTTTTTTCCAATATTTCTATTAGCGGCTTAACCACTTCGTTTTCTTCTCGTGCCCTACTCACCATTCTTCCAGAAATTAAATGGACGAATCGCTTTATTGTGAGCCATTTCTGTTGGAAAGTGATCTTAGCTATTTTTGTCTCTACGACGATCTTTTTTTTATTCTTCCGCAAAGAATTTAAAAAATTTCCCAAAACCATCCCAAACACCGCCATGATGAGTGAGCGTGTTCCCTTTTGGATCATTTTCATTCACGTTATTCTCGTTGGCTGTGTCATCCTAAGCCGAGCAATCCCTTTATTCTTAGGATTTTTGCTTGTTTTCTACTTAGGATTTCAACGATTCACTATTTTTTACCAACACCCCATCAAAATTGCTAAAGTCTGTTTTGTAGGGTTATTTTATGTCGGGGTGGTGATTTTTGGAGAGCTTCAAGAATGGTGGATGCTCGATTTGATGCACGGGATGTCAGATTTTGCCTACATGATGACCTCTTATATGTTTTCTATCTTCTTAGACAACGCCTTAGTCAATCATATCGTACACAATCTCCCAATGGCTAATGATTGCTATCTCTACCTGGTTCTGGTTGGAAGTATGTCTGCAGGAGGACTGACTCTGGTATCGAATATGCCCAACATCGTGGGATACCTTATTCTGCGGCCCACTTTCCCACACTCAGACATTTCGTTGATTCGCTTATTTTTGTCAGCGTGGATCCCTTCTATTGTATCCTTAAGCATCTTTTGGTTGCTTAGAGACGTGCCCTCATTTACGTTTTGTTTATTTCGCTGA
- a CDS encoding insulinase family protein: MKRSLPLLFLCFSSFLTSCSKSFQTIPDKNPLTILTPALADQKIAKIICPNGLPLMIISSPNASESGAALVVKTGNNADPAEFPGLAHFTEHCVFLGNEKYPQVSGFPAFLSTHGGIYNAFTYPDKTCFLFSVNNHDLDEALDQFVHLFIQPCFRQEDLNKEVHAVEQEFAMHPTKDSRRMHRIQQLIAPQGHPLKRFGCGNLSTLSSVTSQDMRTWFATHYSPENMAAIVYTTAPLDTAVPYIADRFSQIPKSPQYTPQKPFPYTQDSSSLNKLFINKAVEPSPQLAVYWHFYDAPESLQGWAQALISILSSEKENSLIALLKKEQLITQAEADLYHTSHNTQDFEIQYQLTTKGEREYQRVLQLTFAFLDYVRQKQLPSYTLPELQKIHSLEYTYSTQTELFLTLTQMIPHFASEPLETYPYRSIVYSEYSHQDEQAFATFLADPKQARYILSATLPSSWEDADEFYDPIFDTTFYEKPLDVTLISDPSSLDFAFPQPNKFIPKEVQLLSQKKEFEGFAFSPTLSYQQNAVTLYTCEDSFYTIPKIATELRIRSPQIQRANVHSVVLRDLYSLLANETLIKHYDEALRAGMTFSVTPGATGVDLSLFGYTETSPVLIDALLSSLRDLNFDESLFLYYKDQLLEQYQKGIVSCPIRAGLNKLSSQLLKNCFSLEEKRDALTDISYEEFSNFAHQLLTEVAVEALTLGTLSSEDLSKLQTSLTHFAEASVPYDPPHYYPQRKPLPSTSLSFQYPLSGNGMLLLEQNERPDQCKDTVATSMLLSWIHSVYFEQLRTQQQLGYMVGAKYLEFAENPCGLFYIRSNTYSPEELVHRTQLFIQKIASDLESAGLSEEKFEQLRETYIQSILLPSATPSAMARKLFSIAFETEKQDFSRPDQKIAAARSMDYSYFKRYCEEFLSQQFGEEIQLLIYGADSRQDK; this comes from the coding sequence ATGAAGCGTTCTCTCCCCCTGTTGTTCCTCTGTTTTTCTTCTTTTCTCACTTCTTGCTCAAAATCTTTTCAAACTATTCCCGATAAAAATCCGTTAACTATTTTAACCCCAGCATTAGCAGATCAGAAGATAGCTAAGATTATCTGCCCTAACGGGCTTCCCCTCATGATTATTTCCTCCCCTAACGCCTCTGAATCCGGGGCAGCTTTAGTGGTCAAAACAGGAAATAACGCGGATCCTGCGGAATTTCCTGGATTAGCTCATTTCACAGAACATTGCGTGTTTCTTGGTAATGAAAAATATCCCCAGGTTTCCGGGTTCCCTGCATTTCTAAGCACTCATGGAGGGATTTACAATGCCTTTACTTACCCAGATAAAACCTGCTTTTTATTCTCTGTCAATAATCACGACTTAGACGAGGCTCTGGATCAATTTGTTCACCTCTTTATCCAACCTTGCTTCCGCCAAGAGGATTTAAACAAAGAAGTACATGCTGTCGAGCAAGAGTTTGCAATGCACCCGACGAAAGATTCTCGTCGCATGCATCGCATTCAGCAACTTATAGCACCTCAAGGACATCCCTTGAAACGTTTCGGCTGTGGGAATCTTTCTACCTTAAGTTCCGTAACCTCGCAGGACATGCGAACATGGTTTGCTACTCATTACTCGCCAGAAAATATGGCAGCAATTGTATACACCACAGCTCCCTTGGATACTGCTGTTCCTTATATCGCAGACCGATTCTCTCAAATTCCTAAATCCCCACAATATACTCCACAAAAACCTTTTCCCTATACGCAGGACTCCTCTTCTCTTAACAAACTATTTATTAATAAGGCGGTGGAACCTTCCCCTCAACTCGCTGTTTACTGGCATTTTTACGATGCCCCGGAATCTCTGCAAGGGTGGGCACAGGCACTCATTTCCATTTTATCTAGCGAAAAAGAGAATAGTCTTATCGCTTTACTTAAAAAAGAACAGCTGATTACCCAAGCGGAAGCAGACCTTTATCACACTTCTCATAATACACAAGATTTTGAAATCCAATACCAACTCACAACTAAAGGAGAGCGTGAATATCAAAGGGTCCTTCAGCTCACTTTCGCCTTTCTTGACTATGTTCGTCAAAAACAACTCCCTTCTTATACCTTACCAGAGCTACAAAAAATCCATTCTTTGGAATACACCTATAGTACACAAACAGAACTGTTCTTAACTCTGACGCAAATGATACCCCATTTTGCTTCAGAACCTTTAGAAACGTATCCCTATCGTTCTATCGTTTATTCCGAATACTCACATCAGGATGAGCAAGCTTTTGCTACATTTTTAGCAGATCCAAAACAAGCTCGTTATATCTTATCTGCAACCCTCCCCAGCTCATGGGAAGATGCAGATGAGTTCTATGATCCTATTTTCGATACGACTTTTTATGAAAAGCCTTTGGATGTCACTTTAATATCTGATCCTTCTTCTTTAGACTTTGCCTTTCCGCAGCCCAATAAATTTATTCCTAAAGAAGTCCAGTTACTATCCCAAAAGAAAGAGTTCGAAGGGTTTGCCTTTTCTCCGACACTCTCGTATCAGCAGAATGCTGTTACTTTGTACACATGTGAGGATTCCTTTTACACAATTCCTAAAATCGCCACGGAGTTACGTATCCGCTCTCCTCAAATTCAACGAGCAAACGTGCATTCTGTGGTCTTGCGCGATTTATACAGCCTTCTAGCTAATGAAACCCTGATCAAACATTATGACGAAGCCCTAAGAGCTGGAATGACTTTTTCCGTGACCCCAGGAGCTACAGGGGTAGATCTTTCTCTATTCGGCTATACAGAGACTTCCCCCGTTTTGATAGATGCTCTATTATCTTCTTTAAGGGATCTTAATTTCGATGAAAGTCTGTTTCTATACTATAAGGACCAGCTCTTGGAGCAGTACCAAAAAGGCATTGTTTCCTGTCCTATACGAGCTGGCCTGAATAAACTTTCTTCGCAACTTCTTAAAAACTGTTTTTCTTTAGAAGAAAAACGAGATGCGTTGACCGATATCTCTTACGAAGAATTTTCGAATTTTGCCCACCAACTACTTACAGAAGTAGCTGTAGAAGCGTTAACGCTAGGAACTCTTTCTTCAGAAGATTTATCCAAACTACAAACCTCTCTTACTCATTTTGCAGAGGCTTCTGTTCCCTACGATCCTCCACACTATTATCCGCAGAGAAAACCCCTTCCCTCTACATCCTTATCCTTCCAGTATCCTCTTTCCGGGAATGGCATGCTCTTGCTCGAACAAAATGAACGTCCTGATCAATGCAAAGATACTGTGGCTACCAGCATGCTGTTATCTTGGATCCACAGTGTATATTTTGAGCAGCTACGCACTCAACAACAATTGGGATACATGGTAGGAGCCAAATACCTCGAATTTGCAGAAAATCCTTGCGGTCTTTTTTATATTCGCTCGAACACGTATTCTCCTGAAGAGCTTGTGCACAGAACGCAACTTTTCATACAAAAGATTGCTAGCGATCTAGAGTCTGCAGGATTATCTGAGGAAAAATTCGAGCAGCTTCGAGAGACGTATATTCAATCTATTTTACTTCCAAGCGCAACCCCTTCAGCAATGGCGAGAAAGTTATTCTCGATAGCTTTTGAAACAGAAAAACAGGATTTTTCTCGTCCTGATCAAAAAATTGCTGCAGCGCGCTCTATGGATTACTCTTATTTCAAAAGGTATTGTGAAGAATTTTTGAGTCAGCAGTTTGGAGAAGAAATCCAGCTTCTTATTTATGGTGCCGACTCGCGACAAGACAAATAA
- a CDS encoding 1-acyl-sn-glycerol-3-phosphate acyltransferase, protein MHFSNYLYQAFEDHCLPEPLYQKFQICHQTYVEAATKKCSVEKAESLCSQWLKVIIDDLKNPIIFPPYHKKIRSPVDLYQFGIDFFSVLIDDQKSQVLNPHQLDQIQNYIHAGHNVVLLANHQTESDPQLMFCLLGASHPQLMENMIFVAGDRVTSDPLARPFSMGCDLLCIYSKRHINHPPELKEEKLNHNQKSMRTLKMLLSEGGKFIYVAPAGGRDRKNSRGELYPAEFHPDSIEMFRLLAKSSGKLTHFFPFAMKTYDILPPPPTIEETIGEHRIIAFAPVAFNFGEEIVLDDLCSSEEIELCDKHSQRALRASRVFSTVTDLYKEILT, encoded by the coding sequence ATGCATTTTTCGAACTACTTATATCAGGCTTTTGAAGATCACTGTTTACCGGAGCCTTTGTACCAAAAGTTTCAAATTTGCCATCAAACATACGTCGAGGCGGCAACTAAAAAATGTTCTGTTGAAAAAGCAGAATCTCTTTGCTCCCAATGGCTTAAGGTCATCATTGATGACCTTAAGAATCCCATCATTTTCCCCCCTTACCACAAAAAAATTCGCAGCCCTGTTGATCTTTATCAATTCGGGATCGATTTTTTTTCCGTACTCATCGACGATCAAAAATCTCAGGTCCTAAACCCTCACCAATTAGACCAGATTCAAAACTACATTCATGCTGGACATAATGTAGTTCTTTTAGCCAATCACCAAACAGAGTCCGATCCTCAGTTGATGTTCTGCTTGCTCGGAGCTTCACATCCCCAGCTGATGGAAAACATGATCTTCGTTGCAGGAGATCGCGTAACCTCAGACCCCTTAGCAAGACCTTTTAGCATGGGGTGCGATCTTTTATGTATCTATTCCAAAAGACACATTAACCACCCTCCAGAACTTAAAGAAGAGAAATTAAATCACAACCAAAAGAGCATGAGAACATTAAAAATGTTGCTCAGTGAAGGAGGCAAGTTTATTTATGTCGCGCCTGCTGGAGGAAGAGATCGTAAAAACTCTCGCGGAGAGCTCTATCCTGCAGAATTTCATCCTGATAGTATAGAAATGTTTCGTCTTCTTGCCAAAAGCTCCGGAAAGCTTACCCATTTTTTCCCTTTTGCTATGAAGACATATGATATTCTTCCTCCTCCCCCTACTATTGAGGAAACGATTGGAGAGCACCGTATCATCGCCTTTGCTCCTGTAGCTTTCAACTTTGGAGAAGAGATTGTTCTTGATGATCTCTGCTCATCCGAAGAAATCGAACTTTGCGACAAACACTCCCAGAGAGCTTTAAGAGCCTCTCGAGTCTTTTCTACAGTTACCGATCTCTACAAAGAAATTCTAACTTGA
- a CDS encoding Rne/Rng family ribonuclease: protein MENDILLNIESKEIRYAHLKNGQLFDLIIERKKIRQLKGNIYRGRVTNILRNIQSAFINIDERENGFIHISDVLENSKKFEQMFDIDADADQSETQSEEASEAPIEELLELDSPVLVQVVKEPIGSKGARLTSNISIPGRYLVLLPNSPHRGVSRKIEDPLMRDQLKQLIRSFEMPQNMGLICRTASVSASTEALINEAQDLLNTWQGILEKFYSPDHPALLYEETDLLKKAVMTCVDKSYKRLLIDDYATYQKCKRLLSKYSPDTAVKIEYYRDSIPMFERFNIEKEIDRATKRKIWLSSGGYLFFDKTEAMHTIDVNSGRSTQLESGVEETLVQINLEAAEEIARQLRLRNIGGLVIIDFIDMKSRKNQRRVLERLKEHMKYDAARCTILSMSEFGLVEMTRQRNRESLMQTLFTTCPYCNGNAIIKTAESILIEIERNLKKIIKHKEHSHLCLVVHPEIAHYMKQEHDDAELIRLAKQLKAKLQINTSDSIHLNHYQFFSLITGEEIEL from the coding sequence ATGGAAAACGATATCTTACTAAATATAGAGTCTAAAGAGATTCGTTACGCACATTTGAAGAATGGCCAATTGTTTGATCTCATCATTGAAAGAAAAAAAATTCGCCAATTGAAAGGGAATATATATAGAGGTCGCGTAACTAATATTTTACGAAACATTCAATCCGCCTTCATCAACATAGATGAAAGAGAGAATGGTTTTATTCACATTTCAGATGTCTTAGAAAATTCTAAGAAATTCGAACAGATGTTCGATATAGATGCAGATGCTGATCAATCGGAAACTCAGTCAGAAGAAGCATCAGAAGCGCCTATTGAGGAACTTCTTGAGCTCGACAGCCCCGTACTTGTGCAAGTAGTGAAAGAACCTATAGGATCGAAAGGGGCTCGATTAACTTCTAACATTTCGATCCCAGGACGTTACTTAGTCCTTTTACCTAACTCCCCTCACCGCGGAGTTTCGCGTAAAATCGAAGACCCTTTGATGCGAGACCAACTTAAACAATTAATTCGCTCGTTCGAAATGCCCCAAAATATGGGTCTCATCTGCCGAACCGCAAGCGTTTCTGCTTCAACAGAAGCTCTTATTAATGAGGCGCAAGATTTGCTGAATACGTGGCAAGGCATTTTAGAAAAATTTTATTCTCCCGATCACCCCGCTCTTCTTTACGAAGAAACAGACCTTCTTAAGAAAGCAGTAATGACTTGTGTGGATAAAAGCTATAAACGTTTATTAATTGATGATTATGCTACTTATCAAAAATGTAAACGTTTACTGAGTAAATATTCCCCGGACACCGCAGTCAAAATTGAATACTATCGCGACTCGATCCCTATGTTTGAGCGCTTCAACATCGAAAAAGAAATCGATCGCGCTACAAAACGAAAAATATGGCTTTCTAGTGGAGGATATCTCTTTTTTGATAAAACAGAAGCTATGCACACCATCGATGTGAATTCAGGCCGTAGCACACAACTCGAAAGCGGAGTGGAAGAAACTCTTGTTCAAATTAATTTAGAAGCTGCAGAAGAGATTGCTAGACAGCTGCGCTTACGAAACATCGGAGGACTTGTCATAATAGATTTTATCGACATGAAATCCCGAAAAAATCAGCGTCGTGTTCTAGAAAGATTAAAAGAACACATGAAATACGACGCTGCGCGCTGCACCATTTTGAGCATGAGCGAATTTGGTTTGGTAGAGATGACTCGACAAAGAAACCGAGAATCGTTGATGCAAACGCTGTTTACCACTTGCCCCTATTGTAATGGGAACGCCATTATCAAAACCGCAGAAAGCATCCTTATAGAGATAGAGCGCAACTTGAAAAAAATTATTAAACACAAAGAACATTCGCATTTATGTTTAGTTGTTCACCCAGAGATCGCTCATTATATGAAGCAAGAGCACGACGATGCTGAATTAATCCGCTTAGCAAAACAATTGAAAGCTAAGTTACAGATCAATACGTCAGATTCTATCCATCTTAACCATTATCAATTTTTCTCTTTAATCACAGGAGAAGAAATTGAGTTATAA
- the rpmF gene encoding 50S ribosomal protein L32: MAVPRNRHSNARKNIRRSHHAKKACSAAVCNNCKQAFIPHTVCASCGFYKGKAVLTVEK; encoded by the coding sequence ATGGCAGTACCACGTAATCGTCATAGTAATGCTAGAAAAAATATTCGCAGAAGCCATCATGCAAAGAAGGCATGCTCTGCTGCGGTATGTAATAATTGTAAGCAAGCTTTTATTCCTCATACAGTTTGCGCTTCTTGTGGTTTTTATAAGGGCAAAGCTGTTTTAACAGTGGAAAAATAA
- the plsX gene encoding phosphate acyltransferase PlsX, which yields MKVRLGIDMMGGDHDPLVVWDALEEVLLSLEGGQSVEFSVFATPDVHHQITRSPLSHSVRIVAAESFVSMEDSLLAAVRKKSSSMALGLDALQRGELDGFVSSGNTAALVTLARSKIPMIPAVPRPALLVSFPTLSGFAVILDVGATVAVKPEEMVGFARMGLAYRRSLACSDSSFTLGLLNIGSEERKGTDSHKQTFRMLRDVFGPAFLGNIESGDVFSGKVDVVVTDGFTGNVFLKTAEGLFDFLRHILGDRLEKAIKTQFDYTIYPGSIISGLSRLVIKCHGKSCEKALFGGISGAIDLARANVCERIAAKFCPSKD from the coding sequence ATGAAGGTGCGTCTAGGTATAGATATGATGGGAGGAGATCATGATCCTCTTGTTGTTTGGGATGCACTGGAGGAGGTTCTTCTTTCGTTAGAAGGTGGGCAGTCGGTAGAATTTTCCGTTTTTGCTACTCCGGATGTTCACCACCAAATAACTCGTTCTCCGTTGTCTCATTCTGTTCGGATTGTTGCCGCGGAAAGTTTCGTATCTATGGAAGATTCGCTGCTTGCAGCGGTTCGCAAGAAAAGCTCCTCTATGGCGTTAGGGCTGGATGCTCTACAAAGAGGAGAGCTGGATGGTTTTGTCTCTTCAGGAAATACGGCTGCGTTGGTGACGCTTGCCCGTTCCAAGATCCCTATGATTCCAGCAGTTCCTCGACCGGCTTTGCTGGTTTCTTTTCCTACTCTTTCGGGCTTTGCTGTAATTTTAGATGTTGGTGCAACTGTTGCTGTCAAACCTGAAGAGATGGTTGGATTTGCTCGTATGGGGCTCGCTTATCGCCGGTCGCTAGCTTGCAGCGATAGCTCTTTCACTCTTGGGTTGCTCAATATCGGTTCAGAAGAGCGTAAAGGAACCGATTCTCATAAACAGACCTTTCGTATGCTTCGAGATGTTTTTGGCCCCGCTTTCTTAGGAAATATCGAAAGCGGAGATGTTTTCAGTGGTAAAGTAGATGTCGTGGTTACGGATGGGTTTACAGGAAACGTATTCTTAAAAACTGCTGAAGGGTTATTTGATTTTTTGCGGCATATCTTGGGAGATCGTTTGGAAAAAGCGATCAAGACTCAGTTTGATTATACTATCTATCCAGGCTCTATTATCAGCGGTTTATCTAGGCTGGTTATCAAATGTCATGGGAAATCTTGTGAGAAAGCTCTGTTTGGAGGAATCTCCGGAGCCATTGATTTAGCTCGCGCTAATGTCTGTGAGCGTATTGCAGCTAAGTTCTGTCCCAGCAAGGATTAG